ACCGAACGCAGGGAACGGGTCTGCTGTACAAAGCGCTTTAAGACAAGATGGCAGGGTTGCCGCGTAGGATCATCAAGGTAAAGATTCGCCGCCGCCCTCGTCGCCGTCGCCGGCCGGCTCTGCCCGCTGGGCGACGAAGACGCGCCGGGAGCCTCCGCATAGGCGTTAGCCTGCTGTCGCACTTCCGTTTCGCCGTGAAACAGGTTCATTCTGCCCCTGCGCCCCGAAAACAtggcgctgcggcgcgtccccGGTCTGCGCCAGCGTGGTGGCCGCGGCCGGGACTTTGTGGGCACAAGTGAGCCGTGTGGCGTCCGCCGCCTGGCCCTCCGCGTCCTTTGTTTGCGGCGATATAAACGCCCCCCGGCGCGTACGCGTTTTCGTGTAGAGGCGCGGTGAATTAGGCGTCGGCGTCCCGCTCCAGCTtcgcgtttttattttttatttaaaataaaaaaaactggtgCCGTAAACGTGACTCTTCTCCGCCGTGGGCCCTGGCGCGCAGGGGCGgattcaaatgaatgaaatgcagCCTTTTGCcatcttataaaaaaaaactcatgtgtgtgcgtgcggtTGTTTTTATCCCAAAACGCTGTCCGGTGTTAATGGCTTGCTGTCGGCGtcttttatttgtcatgtgtgGTCGCATTTGCGCGTCAGTTTGTCCCAGGTCGTAACCGTTCAAAAACACGTGAGGAATGCGGCCAGGTCTGTTATGTACGGTGAACGCGATTGGTGGATTTATTTTCACCTCGGCCGGTTTTTCTGAATTATAAGCAGGGAAACCACCTTGTAGTCATTCTATGGGAGATTCCGtcagtatttatttctttggatctattattattacaaaagtgtgtgtatgatataatatatatgagCAGATTAAAGGTACAATGCGTTGCTTTTGGCCCGCTGTTAAATTGTAGTGCTGCGTCTcctccactagagggcagagtTAAAGGTTTCACATTGTTCATCACCTGTTAAAGGTAATACTTAAAATCCACATTCTCGTTCTTTTGTGGACGCATGGGTGGGACACTCGGGGCGTATTCTTGCTCTCTCGaaactcttcttctttttcagtcAATTTATTTGCTTCGAGGTTTCAGCAGCTGTTCTTCACATATAAATGtcaaacttttttaaatgcacttttgtacTTCCGCCACCTTTTTGTAAAAACCTGGTGTGCCTATATCGTCTTTTTTAAGATAAACTGTGGgcggtggtggcccagcggttaaggaagcggcctcgtaatcgaaaggttgccgattcgaatatgaaacaccgtccccacacactcctccccgggcgcctgtcatggctgcccactgttcaccaaggatgatggttaaaagcagagaagcaattaaaaaaaaaatgaagatgaagGCATGCAAGCTGGTGTTGTGGTACTGTAGCAATGCATCTGAGCTCTTATTGTGAACCTCGTGATGGAACTGTACTTGATACATGACCGATGCTGTACATCATGTActaaatattgatacagcaatatgtattgatattttttgtggtgatattgtatcgatacggccgacatcaatatttttgtatacaaatttcagtgtttttttcagTGAGTTTTTccgttttggctgaattattaatataatgtgatccacacagattgtACACGGCATCGAGCTCCGTTTGACATTTTCAATGAGCTGCGGTATCGCGATATAAACGTGtcgtatcatgagatccttgccagtaCAAAACCACCCCTGTCACGTGCAGAGAAGAAACAGCCGACGACTTGCTTTTGCACAGCGGTATTTCATGCACCGCGTGAGGCGCTGCTGGCTGCTTAACATAAGgtcagaaacatttttattcacacacTTGGGGTGTGAATAAAAATAGGTCATCTCCCACATTCTACCTGGGTAACTGATTTTCTGTTtcagagtgaagtgattgtcacttgtgatgcacagcagcacagcacatggtgcacagagtgaaatttgtcctctgcttttaaccgtcaccctgagtgagcagtgggcggccatgacaggcgcccggggagcagtgtgtggggacggtgctttgctcagtggcgccttggcggatcgggattggaaccggcaaccttctgattacggggccgcttccttaaccgctaggtcaccgctGCCCCCAGAGAATCGCCTCCCCGtcagggaatcgaaccccggtctcccgcatGACAGGCGGgaatactcaccactatactaacaaGGAGATGGCGCCAGAACAGTCGCGTGAGCTGCTTAATATTGTCCAATAaagaagcgattgtcattgtgactaACAGGACACGgtttcacaatgaaatgcgCTCCCTACGTTTAACTTGTCAcattaatgagcagtgggcagccatgacaggcgcctggggaacTGAACCCTCAACCCTCCGGTTACGAGTGCGCTTCCTcatcccgctaggccaccgctgcccccatCAACAACCGAGCTGTTGTGCCGCGATTTTTCTGGTCTCACTTGCgctgtgttttctttttgctgCCGCGTGTGCAGGAAACCCAGCGCCTGCTGGCGGAACCCGTCCCCGGGATCAAAGCCGAGCCGGACGAAGGCAACGCCCGCTACTTCCATGTGGTCATTGCCGGCCCCCAGGACTCGCCCTTCGAAGGGGGCACCTTCAAACTCGAACTCTTTCTGCCCGAGGAGTATCCAATGGCGGCGCCTAAAGTGCGCTTCATGACCAAAATCTATCACCCCAACGTGGACAAGCTGGGGAGAATATGTCTAGACATTTTAAAAGGTGAGGAGGGCCACCTGGACGCCCGCCCTCACTTTTACGACTTGTGCCGTCGGTCGAGTATTTCTGCCTCTCGTGCCTATTTTATTTACTatgttttctctccctctctagaTAAGTGGTCTCCAGCCTTGCAGATCCGCACAGTACTTCTATCCATCCAGGCATTACTAAGCGCTCCCAACCCAGACGATCCACTTGCAAACGACGTTGCGGAACAGTGGAAGACCAACGAAGCCCAAGCCATCgaaacaggtaaaaaaaaacaaaaaaaaaaaaaaacatctgtgatttctctttttttcaagcATCTTTACTTGCGTCGTGATTCCATCCAGTTGCGATTATCAGGGCAGTGATGATCAGCGCATCATAATCAACTTTATTACTGGTTAAAACAAGTCGTTGGTTTAGTGCGTTGAAAATCCGcagtaaataaatagatatgtGCGCGCACACAGCCTGACTCAGCAGGAAGGTTCATGTATTCACAAAAAACGGCTCCAGAAAAAGAATTCTTCGTTCGTGTTAATTTGTTAATGAACGCCGTTTAAAGGCTTGTGGAAAATTAATAGGTTGACATCAGTTGCCGTTTAGGTTCTAGATCAAACCgtattgcattaataaaaaaaatcatattctgCAGTGTCCGCTGTCATACctgaaaactgtgtgtgtgtgtgtgtgtgtgtgtgtgtgtgtgtgtgtgtgtgtgtgtggtgtgtatatatatatatatatatatatatatatatatatatattcttccaaaaatttcaaatttaattaattcattactttttcacaaatctttttatcttttattcCTTCCAGAATCATGCGTACATCTGTAGTTCttgttacagattacagattttatttatttatttattttaatactcTAATAATCAGTCTCTCCAGGATTTCAC
The Denticeps clupeoides chromosome 15, fDenClu1.1, whole genome shotgun sequence DNA segment above includes these coding regions:
- the ube2nb gene encoding ubiquitin-conjugating enzyme E2Nb — translated: MAGLPRRIIKETQRLLAEPVPGIKAEPDEGNARYFHVVIAGPQDSPFEGGTFKLELFLPEEYPMAAPKVRFMTKIYHPNVDKLGRICLDILKDKWSPALQIRTVLLSIQALLSAPNPDDPLANDVAEQWKTNEAQAIETARTWTRLYAGNNIEV